The DNA region ATgtgtttttgttgaaataattcGAATGAACGcgtaaattttattctcatGTTTATTCTAAGCCtcgtatttatttagtattttatataatctataatacaggattattgattatattttatttatcatttaatctattttacaaaataaaaaataaaacttttgttgtGCATgctatacagtagtggtcaaaccaactgtttaaaatgattttagtgataattcttttatttaatgttaaactgttacaatgatattaatttacatttgttgttttatacagtattataaaaactaatatatttctattctataaaatgtgacatatatttttcttattcgagtcggacataaatatagcaactttaattttgaatgtttaaaaatgtgcTGTCACTTTGTGCaatattgttttacaattttgaccTATCTCCGTGGCATCATTTTacgaatatttgtttatattccttcaagctttttgaattgttataatgagttcatttaaatcattcatttTTGGTTAGAAATGTGATCCcccatgttttctataggAGTAATATTTGGACATTGAAACTAgcaagacaaaacatcgatgcttTGGCCTTTTCGCCAGTCCGTCTCAATTTGAGTTTGAGAtggtttttatattgaaaagattTTCATTTCTTCATTACATGgaaacaaattgttgtttaatatacccttcgccaaaattctggagaataattgacaattttatgaaaacttttaattcattttttatttaccaagAGAACAAGAAAGAATGTTGTTTActgatttttctaatttgtctTTCAATAAAAGGagctgtttttttttattaggacattttcttgttgtattttcaattgagtaggttgtttcatatttgttagtaacattgtaaaccatttttcagAAGCCTCTTAAGTTTTTAGCAATATCAGCAATATTTGGACCTTAGCtgttcatgttaattattatttcattcttCCCACTGAAAGTGGTATTAttcgataaaataatataaatcctacCCTGAATAAATTCTTAGTGTTATGAGTAAAATGCTTTGTAACAGAattccaaataatattaatagcttCAAACAGTTCatctgaattttgaaatttgcctGAGTgaactcatttaaaaatttatcatatcCCATAGAATTTCTATGGGTTTAGATGGGGACTTTGGGCTGGCCACTTCATAAGATTTACATTATTGGAAGcaataaaatcttttacaACTTTGGCTGTATGCTTCGGATGATTATCGAGCTGGAAACTTCTAAGTGCTCCCGTCTTGAGAAACACCcccaaatatgaatatttagtcTTAAGATCTTCGACAGTTTTATTCGAGTCACTTTTGAAAGTGCTGGTGCAGTTCCTCTGGTGTTAGAAGCTCGAATTATACTTGACACAATACttcgatttttaattgaaaattaaaatttgtttaggtCCTGATCTCTACTTGGAaacaataagatttttaagattactCAACGAAGCTCGTCCTGAAGGCATCTAACTTTACTTAGTATTAACTAACCACCATAGcataaactaactaaaattgaatgatttatAACGGTGTTGCTTTACTTTTAACTgttgagtaaataaaaaaattcataaaaacattataaaaagattatatttaaattcaagtgCGATATCAATCAAGTTATATGTTtgcatatgtttttattaaaaatgtttattgctTTACTTTTGACTGGTACTGTATGTTCAAGAGCTCAAAATGTTCAAAggctattttaataaattaaataataggaAATTACCTCGCTATGTAATGAAATTCGATCAGAAAAATGTCTCTTTTAACATAGTGGTGTTACATAAACAGAATTTCCTTTCGTAGACTGCACCGACCGCGAGTTCAAGTCATCAACCAAGGTTTCACGAATGGTACTTGTCGATTCGAGACTGGTTTTCGTTTTTTCCTCAGTGGGTCAGGGTCCACTCACGTGCAGATTTTATCCtcttcaatttctttatgCATTTTTTTGTGCAGATTATTTAGCACCATGATAAAAGCtgacatcaaaattaaatgttaaatgaacCAAGTAGCTGAAACTTTATAAGCTCTATAAATAGGTATATTTTGCCTCTGaggtaatttttatcaatgcaataatattaatggcattatttttattccatgatttatttcatttttacttttagaacttaaatgaaacattaatcctttataaaatatcatatttattccTTGTCTTATCACAActgaattttatcaatatcgCATTTTCGTTTTATGagtaatatgttattatagtTAAACCAACACTCCTATCATCCTtgtacacatttaaattagtcacaaaacaataaaaatgcatGTGAGACTACAATTACCGTAACTAGCTCACGTCCTTCTCTTGGCGACATTTTGTAATCAACCCATGAGAAGAATCGTCAAATTACGCTGGAAAAAAACGATAAAACTATTGTACAACCACccacctatttttaaaattattttgtaaccaAACTGAATTTtagctttatttattaatgggcCTCTTAATTTTTTCAGACGATGATTAACATGGCATTCTGCTGGCTGATACTGGTCGGTAGGGCCGTTCAAAAACTGGTATTTGGCGAACTGAGGGTGTCCGAACAGCAACATCTTAAAGACAAATTTTGGAACTTCATCTTCTACAAGTTCATCTTCGTTTTCGGCGTCATCAATGTGCAGTACATCGACGAGGTGCTTTTGTGGTGCTCCTGGTTCGCTGTTCTTggatttttacatttgttatCGCAACTTTGCACCGATCGATTTGAATATGTAAGTAGATTAGTGTTAATTGACAGCCTTGCGAATTCAATTAAtgtggaatttttaaaaatattcttacatTTCAGCAATTGCCGtgcaattgaaattattgcgTGCGTGATTTATCGCATGTAGGacatgtttaattgaattcgTGCATTTACCAATAGAGAACATATGGTCGCATCGTAAATGAATAAACGGCTGCAATTAACTCGTAACacatagttaataattaaaatgtcactTAATTTCGTGTACCGTTTAGCATAAACTTCACAAAATTGACgaatatggaaaaatatttactgtggtggccataattatagcaacttattgaaatatattaaaatataagctgTACTACTTAACTTGGTATATACCATATACCAGtacctataatgtttattgtttttcctgttattgttgtgtttaGTATCCAactggtcaatctaattttattcttaaataaattgcgtacttttttatttttcaatggacaaaatttttactttatagtttTTCAGTGTTCtctatgaatttaaatcgattatttagtTGCGGtgttttgcttattataattatttaatcattggacaaagtgaaactgtaagaaaaattataattcagcgttaccAACACCGAAAGCTAAAAATTTactgttaattaaatcatttcccATATTACTAAGAAATTTAGAGAAACCGTCCTTTATGGTAACTACGAAAAATGTTGGAGTTCGAAAATCttacaaaattcaaatgtcaaaaatcCAAGTGTGGgattgaaattagttcaaggactgtgaaTGGAGGCTCGTTTGACCCCAGAGAAAGACTtgtttctactaaaaaaatgaaagtcCAATTTTAACTTACTTAAGCCACAGAACAATGtagttttataagtttaatttaaaaaaaaaatggcaattctgcttatgttaaacattctacaaggacaaaattacacaaaaaaattgttataccCATAGTGAAACATGCGGCTCATTATGCAATGTGGATGCTCCAGTTCTTCTGACGTAGACCCCTTAGACTGATTCATGTACagtgataaaataaacaacaatttgctctATATATTGAAAGAATGATGCacttaataaatgtgaaacttaaactccaaaattgtgacggatTGGTTAAACGACCAAAGCATAGATGATTTGCCTTGTTCGTCCAAATCTTCAGACATCAACCCTACAAAAACATAGGGGATcacgtttataaccaaattcgacacaaaaattttacaaatttaaatgaactaatTACAGCAATTCATCTTCTAGAAACTTAAAGGAATATATATTTGTCATATATTCGGGAAATGGtctatgttattaattatgaaataaatacaatattatacaaagtgttaatgttaaagtaaataatacagatttaatcattaaaaatgcctttcaaaattaaagttgctatatttatgtccagctcaattcagaaaaatatatataaaactggaTATagggtaaatatattttaccattttcaaacaatactataataatgacccCTACTGTAGGTACTGTTGCCCATTTAATATGGAAACACCCTtggtaacttttttatttttattttgcttgTTAGTCAATAAAGAGTTCTATgtgtaacataaaattttcgaGCTGAAtaacgtatttattatttctataaagttcataataattttttcccaaTTATTTACTCTGcaaaaaaatccaataaaaacATCAGTGGGGTGAaacagaaaacattttttattattttagccaTTACTCATTAAAACCAACTTGATATAGTATAATGTGCACCGTAATCGAGAAATGTGGTACTAAAActgacttttatattttagctcTCATTTTCACCAACGACTCCAATATGGAATCACGTAAAATTGATGTGTTTATTGGCAGGCATATTCATGCTGTCATGTTTCATGCTTTTGGTCGCCGTCTTCGTTGGATTCTTCGGGGGAATTCACACGTTCGCATTTATGTCTGCAGAGGTAATAGAGAAAAGTCTATAACGTATTATTGAGTTCCTATTTCAACAAATGTATTCTGTCAATGTTTAAAAGTAcgtctataatttttataagtaattcGTAACTTTTTTTGTTCCCCATTGTTCACGAATTTCAAAATACGTTAGTGTTTCTTGGTctgtaaattattgtacaGTGTTTGGTGCGTTGTTGTCTGTTATGTAGTCGATATATCCGTTTATTTGCGTGACAACCCTCCCTACTGTAGTAGTAAAAACGACAGAGAAATTAtgcattgattttaaaaatgcttTACACAAAAGTATTATGCAGTAATATTACTAAAACATGCAACGACCTGTAGGTGAACGAATTATAAGTATTAAGGCTAGGcttatatgattttattatagcGTCGTAAAAATAGCCAAACTCTATTAATTCTagaattcataataatatgtaattagttctaagaattaatttagttctgattTAAACTGCAAcacctaataaatattttctcagTCATTTGACCTTCTCATGAAGTTATGCAGGTTgatgtaattatttcataataaaattattgtttgttgatCACTGACAAGAAATCTATTTTTCCACACGAAAGGTAATACATTTGGGAGTCCGCACCCTCCATACCATCATCCGCTACGGCCTGCATCTATATGATTTGAGACAAGAGGGTGCATCACCTCCGCCTGCCACCGCCTCGGAAGAAAACAAGGTATGGGAGCGTCGAGGCTCCGTGGCCTATTACACAGAAATCGGATTCGAACTGACCGCATTGATTATCGATCTGCTTCATCACATCCACATGCTTTTCTGGAGCAACATATTCTTGTCGATGGCCAGTTTGGTAATATGTATGCAGATGCGCTATctgttttatgaaattcaaaGGAAGTATAAGAAGCATAGGAACTATTTATGGGTGAGGAATCACCTTGAACAAAAGTAAGTGTATATCCGCTTCGGTGGTATTTTTCGCGGACTTGATGTAAGCTATATTTTTGCAGCTATCCTATGGCGACGACTGAAGAATTAGAGGAGAATTCGGACAACTGTGCTATATGCTGGGAGAAGATGGACTCTGCAAGAAAATTGCCTTGTACCCATCTGTTCCATAAGtatgtaacaaaattttaaaacagtccCGAAAATCAACTTAACTATCATTTTAGCACTTGCTTATTGTCGTGGCTGGAGCAAGACACGTCCTGTCCAACTTGTCGTACCGCCTTAAATATCCAGAGCAGGACGACTCGCCGCGACCCCGTCGAACTACAACAGGAACAAGAAAGGCCAGCTCGTCGTCAACTGAGTTTCTTCCACTTTGATGGTTCCCGCTATGTATCGTGGTTTCCCAGTTTCTCTGTCGAGATTAACCACGCAAACTTGCAACGCCAGGAACCGGCACCTGCTACCACCTCCCAACTCGATGCCATGGCCCGACAAGTATGGTTTGACCCCCTTACTCTTTCGTTTTGATTGTCATTGTTTTACAGGTGCAAACGTTATTCCCACATTTACCGCTATCCATCATCATTGACGATTTAAGAGTGACCAGATCGGTGGAATTGACTGTTGAAAATGTATTGGACGGCAGACTGGTTGCCCCAACTTTATTTAGGGAATTGGAACCTTATAACGGACAGAGTTATTCGATTTTGCAAAACGATCAACCCGGTTCAAGCAGAGACTGGGAGGATTTAACCACCAATGAAAATATCGAAACGTAAGTGCACAAGAAATATACACTACATTGacggtttaaaatttacattaattaatttagtgagGACCCGGCAAATTTAGGTAGCCGCTTTTCGAAATCATCCAGCGAACGGGAGAAAATTTTGCAGCGACGTAAGGAGAAACTGATTCACTTGGCGAGAAAACGTTACATCGAGAGGCAGCGGGCTGCCGCTCACATGGTACACTCGCAGAACGCGAGCTGAACTGTCGCCCAGCTGAGGTCGCCAGTTTCACACACATACATATACACCTCATTCACACCTAGTActcgattaattattatggaaaTTGTTCAATAAACAAGTGTACTGTATCGAGGAAGATTGGATGGAACTggataattaacttatttgttTGGTCTTGGTCTTGTTTAACGAAATATTGATTCCAATTGTCTTGATATTGGGAGACTGTGGTTGCCTCAGTGGAACGGTAAGGATTTTATGTGACATATGCGATTCCATCCTCTCATCCACACTGTGTTTTAAcaaatagtttataataaatgtttagatCCTTTACTGAAAAGCGAATGAAATAGTTTACAAtatacttataatatttatgtttaatatattgactgttttctattttcttttgtatatAAGTTTCgagttgttatttatttgtttagcaAAGTATGACTATGAAGAAAAGagaagaatattttgatatgaaaTTTGTACGCTTAAAAAGCTCaatatgacaaaaaatatcacgatatattttttactagatGGATCGTGGAAACGTGCTTTGTGTAcagatatatataaataaaggcAGAATgtgtagttttaaaattgtaactaCTTAAACCAATATGTAAAATACGAGTTGTTTGTTAAACCATCTTtcaaatattggaaatttattataatttaagtggTTTTCGTAAACAATTCGTAAAGTACATGCAATTTTATCTttgtagttatattattaaatgtactaAACTGTACAGTTGgagatttaataatcaatcaaaatttgtgCCACTAATAACTTACCATAAAGATAATCTCTCGCTTATGCGTGAGATAAATCTTTATAAGCAGATATGTGTcttgtttattaattggttcaatgttaatgtttatttaattttacacatagttaataatttatagaggACCAGTgggttatatttttacaacctACCTTTTACTCAGTATTTAGTATTTTCCTGTtccttataaatttacaactttGAAAGGTACCTTGTacttacatatataaaaaaacataatatttgaatcaatttaattaaaacacacctgacaaaaattacttatttatattgttttatgcatttaacattaataaatggcGAATAAActttgtacttttattaaggaaacttgattttatatttttgtcatgCATATTctattttgtgatatttttaggTAGATAATGCTTGATTTACTCGTCATATGCAATGCATCTTATACATCTTTTACATAAGACTGAGTATTTAGTGATGTGCAACTGGAATCTTTAAAATGCTTACTAACCacaattctaattattaatatatcttaaaatatttctcgAAAAGATAACTCTTACAAACAAAgctatttgtaattatataactttttcatcttttcaaaattacaaCGAATTAGCTTACGGTATGTTTTTGTGAATTCCAGGAGCATATGACTATGTGAAgtgtgataatattaatttcttttccgTCGAGAAAGAACGCTTTCGAACTTCAAACGGCTATTCTATAATGGTTTCATGTTACTTTTAAAGTGTTGGCttcaattaaacttaatttgtcTGTGGTCAACTGAACTTTTCGTCACCGAAACTTGATGTTTATGCCAAAAGCAATATTGCTTCTTCAGTTAACTAGAAATATACATAGGGAGGTTGTATTAAAAGTTCAGTTTATTTTACCGTATGTTACAATggcagaaaaaatatttcttaacttGATGTATAATATCagtatacattaatataaataaaacttatgtgTAAATTGGACTTAAATACAGTCAAAAGTAAAGACACTGTGATTGAATCATAATTGTAGATATCTATTGTGTAAGATTGTGattcaacttttaaataaatggtgtCTTCTAGTTTTAACTGAGAATAATTAACCTGCCCAACAAGTAtgtgaaataaagaaaatgctCACTTTACAATTGTTCCCTGATTGTAGTGTCGGCAATCGTGTTAAACACGGTAATGCAACTTTCAAACGATTTTgtcttaaagtttaaataatccaTATTGACAAGGTACTAAATTGCAATGATTCAGATGTTTACTCCAtgatagtaaatttaaagtaattgttATAGATTGATGAAAACTTGTACATTATTTAACAAGTCacttatgaaaaaaattaagatctaaaataaaataactataagTCTTTCGTGAGATCAGTTAAAACGTATTTTGTCTATATGCGAGGCAGTGACAATAAGATAAGATCGAGTCAAGTAgtgtaaaattgtttaggTATATTTCGATATAGGAAATATGTAATTGCCATGCAAACTAATATATTGTGTGCCAGGTATTTAAGGCCAAATTTGTTTGAGTTAGATACTTATATCACCCGCCCCTCCCTTTTGACTTACCGTACTTATGTGTCTGTCCTTCAACCAATagtattattactattatgcTTAATATTGctgtatcaataaatttattgaaatgtaatcctgtgtttaaataatacccaattatttctttactatttattaaaatgactagacataaaaaacttacaattaaattgtttacaatcTATACACCTGACAATCCATTCTAATTGGAAACAGTCATatgagtatttttaataatcttactTTTTCCGTAATAACTGTTGAAAAAATTACCTAACAGATTAATTGTCAGTATGTATATAAGAAAACTTTGAAATgccaaatgaattattaatattaagtactATACACAAGAGTTACTAATTTGGCAAAAACTAGAAAtagaaaactgaaataaatcaaaacagtggtaattttatttaatacgctCTTGAAAATTGTCTCCCTGACTAACATGCTTTAGACAATTTTCACCCCATTTTTATGAACTCCTTCCACCAGTTGcttttattgtttaagttGAGTTACttagaagaatattaattCCAGGAACAATTGATCCATGAATAAAGGAGATAGACAAGAAAAAAAGAGACAATTTCATTCTttccaaacaaaatatataagcaCATCCACAAAGATAACTGAAGTAATCAATTTAttctgaatataaaaaagtcaaaaaaaatcatatggaACTAACAAAGCCAATAGGAAGCAGAATACTGaggaaaataagaataatataatCTTCCTGCTtagacaattaatttgttaggTATTGTTTATATCTTGTGTTGTTTTTTACAACAGCCATTTTTCAACAGTCTTTCAACATTTATTCATTGTTCTCTTAACAAACCTAATTCACCAAATTATCTAACATCTATCATTCTTTATTGATGGATTCAAATCACTAAAATATTGATGTGTCATGGCATCATCAGCACACATTCTCCCCATTGGATTGCAGACCAACAACCTCTGTAGTAAATCTCTTCCTCTATTACCCAATTTAGGTACAACCTGTGATAAACTCATATTTGGTTGATACAGAGGGAAGGGTTTGTAATCAGGCAATTGACTCATCCCACTCCAGGTATCTTCTGTAGGTGTtcctaataatttgaatatcctTCTCAATTGATCATCAACATCTGATCCAGGAAATAATGGACGGcctaaatatgtaaaaataatcttaaaaatgtttaaatagaattatacaatattactaACCAGCATTGGCTAATTCAGCAAATATACAACCTGCAGACCACATATCAATGGAAGTTGTATATAATTTGGCACCAAATAAAACATCAGGTGGGCGATACCATAAAGTAACAACTTCTGCAGAGTAACATTTAACAGGAATTCCAAAAGCTCTGGCTAGTCCAAAATCAGCCAGCTTCAGCtcaccatttttattaatcaacagGTTCTGTGGCTTCAGGTCTCTATGTAAAACATTATGACTGTGACAAAATGCCAGTCCCCTTAACAGTTGGTACATGAAAGATTTAACAACATCTAAATCTATATCACCATTTAAACTGTCGAAGTATTTTTTCAAGTCCTGATCACAGTGCTCAAATACCAgagttaattttttgtcactGTGCAACACATCATAAAgtctaacaatatttttatgtttaagttCTTTGAGCAAACATATTTCTCGCAATGCTGACGACGGTACTccttcatcatcatcatcaagtCTCACACGTTTTAGCGCCACTATTTCTAGGGACTCCCTGTTTTTGGCCTTAAACACCGTGCCATATGTGCCTTCTCcgattttttccaatttttcatatttctgcATTCTCAATGATTGTTTTCGCCCAGTGCAACTACAAACAAATAGTTTTAGGTTATGTTTGATAATCTTCACTGGTATATcgaattattaacttttaaatttaaattatatacaaataaataatttatttttaatatatcacataCCATGTATGGGGGATATAATACTTATTgtatgtgtttaatttaattttatttagattcagcTATGCAGTTTGTTTGTACACGCAAATAGAGGTTAGGAAATTCGATGTAAccagtgtggccattcagcaAACCGGGTTTCTCGGGTCTAAGACAATTTTGGAGTGCTCGTTTTCGTTCATCATGTTCGGTTTCCGAATCGAAACGCGACTGCCGTGGATACGCATGCCGTTTTTAGTAttagttttttccaattttatatttacctgcaaagcgttttaaataagatttgcgGTCGGCATTAATTGACGACCTtgcattattagaataaaattttgaagtcgGTGTGAATatagtacatttttgtttcaatataattatgaaattaataatataactacaattataaaataaacaatgataataatgtaataaacaatcaatatttatttatggttaatttaattgtaaaaatatattatataattattaaaataatcttatacaataaaataattctgagagaaatactatgattttgatttcaaacacaaatgtgttaattagctacccgttttgttaatattaatattgttcaccgtacaaattgttcattaaattctaaattatttaatacaaatgtatatttaatataactattaaaaataattatatagtagGAACATTATTGCAGATATCATATTATTCGGTTTTAGGACTATAAAAAaggacaaacatttattttatatctaaagtgtggaaaataatattcaattataaaattactgataaatcttaaacattggtactttttagaataaatttggtatagattttattaattacacagcACGACtcgttcaataataatcataataacaatttagttcagattaatgaaaaccaaaagagaaattttcttttatatttgaagaacttcaaattatttactgaattattaagtttgtttaattgaactgattacaaatgttaatattaaaaaagtatgttgattaaaaataaatgttgtatttaatttaaatattaaacgaaaactttaaattaatttgaaccatacaatataattaaatataattatttgacttttttaataacttgaaataactgacattttataacttgaaataatttacttttattatagtggaaatggaatacataacgataaaattataatatttataatattttattttttgctgaTGGAATATTCTCCGTATAGTTCTTAATTTAGTAAGTTTTTAAACACTTGTTTTGAAAGTACTATGTTGGGATAAGATGGCAAAGTGCTTTGAAAATTGgttcacataaaaaaaattgtgtcagtcttcatggagaatattttgaaaaacaagaaacaattaaattttgttcatatacgTGTATCTCGAAACTGAACGAACATCCAAATTTAACTTCTGGCAGTCTTAACTATCATATTTGTCCAATAATTTAA from Aethina tumida isolate Nest 87 chromosome 1, icAetTumi1.1, whole genome shotgun sequence includes:
- the LOC109594826 gene encoding E3 ubiquitin-protein ligase AMFR gives rise to the protein MPSALFERFPMPNLKIYTAISVVALSACVYYAVQHIKDPKNLIQPESGGASDQMQLNRTNATGESGRTATQFITEVFYLMIRENVCTWTMINMAFCWLILVGRAVQKLVFGELRVSEQQHLKDKFWNFIFYKFIFVFGVINVQYIDEVLLWCSWFAVLGFLHLLSQLCTDRFEYLSFSPTTPIWNHVKLMCLLAGIFMLSCFMLLVAVFVGFFGGIHTFAFMSAEVIHLGVRTLHTIIRYGLHLYDLRQEGASPPPATASEENKVWERRGSVAYYTEIGFELTALIIDLLHHIHMLFWSNIFLSMASLVICMQMRYLFYEIQRKYKKHRNYLWVRNHLEQNYPMATTEELEENSDNCAICWEKMDSARKLPCTHLFHNTCLLSWLEQDTSCPTCRTALNIQSRTTRRDPVELQQEQERPARRQLSFFHFDGSRYVSWFPSFSVEINHANLQRQEPAPATTSQLDAMARQVQTLFPHLPLSIIIDDLRVTRSVELTVENVLDGRLVAPTLFRELEPYNGQSYSILQNDQPGSSRDWEDLTTNENIETEDPANLGSRFSKSSSEREKILQRRKEKLIHLARKRYIERQRAAAHMVHSQNAS
- the LOC109594827 gene encoding cyclin-dependent-like kinase 5 encodes the protein MQKYEKLEKIGEGTYGTVFKAKNRESLEIVALKRVRLDDDDEGVPSSALREICLLKELKHKNIVRLYDVLHSDKKLTLVFEHCDQDLKKYFDSLNGDIDLDVVKSFMYQLLRGLAFCHSHNVLHRDLKPQNLLINKNGELKLADFGLARAFGIPVKCYSAEVVTLWYRPPDVLFGAKLYTTSIDMWSAGCIFAELANAGRPLFPGSDVDDQLRRIFKLLGTPTEDTWSGMSQLPDYKPFPLYQPNMSLSQVVPKLGNRGRDLLQRLLVCNPMGRMCADDAMTHQYFSDLNPSIKNDRC